One part of the Acidobacteriota bacterium genome encodes these proteins:
- a CDS encoding alanyl-tRNA editing protein, which produces MTLRVYLEDPYLTELEAEVVKADAQDGRPYTVLSETIFYPEGGGQPADRGHLGSAKVLDVQTCDGEIRHFLDKPVEPGPVRIEIEWRRRWDHMQQHTAQHVLTAVALRDFGWRTTAFHLGAETSDIELDVPDLTRQNLRDLEEKVAEEIRAARRVTYGSAEAADFERLGVRSRLLPEGLSGKVRLVDIEGLDLNTCGGTHCRSTAEIGSLSLLGTEPMRGGTRVFFVAGDRVRRRLTAHENRNLRLRTLLDTGDEELPDVVQLRLEREKALARTNRRLSAALADSTAQSLCLKSSATVDAHWSERDMAFLQSVARAVAEKAPEKRVLLTSETEDGVLFVVATGAESGLQAEGAGPAVAEALGGHGGGRGSIFQGKAKSLAQRERALKILREA; this is translated from the coding sequence ATGACGCTTCGTGTGTACCTCGAAGACCCGTATCTTACCGAGCTCGAGGCTGAGGTCGTGAAAGCCGATGCCCAGGATGGTCGTCCCTACACCGTGCTGTCGGAAACGATCTTCTACCCGGAGGGCGGCGGGCAACCGGCGGACCGCGGGCACCTCGGAAGTGCCAAGGTCCTCGACGTCCAGACCTGTGACGGTGAAATCCGCCACTTCCTCGACAAACCGGTCGAACCCGGACCGGTGCGGATCGAAATCGAATGGCGGCGCCGGTGGGACCATATGCAACAGCACACGGCTCAGCACGTGCTGACCGCTGTCGCCCTTCGAGATTTCGGCTGGCGCACCACCGCGTTTCACCTCGGAGCCGAAACAAGCGACATCGAACTTGATGTACCGGACCTCACACGGCAGAATCTCAGAGACCTGGAAGAAAAAGTCGCCGAGGAGATCAGGGCTGCCCGTCGCGTGACATACGGCAGTGCCGAGGCGGCAGATTTCGAGCGTCTTGGAGTGAGATCGCGGCTTCTACCGGAGGGACTCTCGGGAAAGGTTCGTCTGGTGGATATCGAGGGTCTCGACCTCAACACCTGCGGTGGCACCCACTGCCGATCGACCGCCGAGATCGGCTCGCTCAGCCTGCTCGGGACCGAACCGATGCGAGGCGGCACGCGGGTTTTCTTCGTTGCCGGCGACCGTGTGCGTCGACGCTTGACCGCGCACGAGAATCGCAACCTGCGCCTGAGGACACTGCTCGACACGGGAGACGAAGAGCTGCCCGATGTCGTTCAGCTCCGGCTCGAACGCGAGAAGGCCCTGGCTCGCACAAATCGCCGACTCTCCGCCGCGCTCGCGGATTCCACTGCCCAAAGCCTGTGTTTGAAATCGTCGGCAACGGTTGATGCCCACTGGTCGGAACGCGACATGGCCTTTCTGCAATCGGTGGCACGCGCCGTCGCCGAAAAGGCACCAGAGAAACGTGTTCTTCTCACCTCGGAGACCGAAGACGGCGTGTTGTTCGTCGTCGCAACAGGCGCAGAGTCCGGGCTGCAGGCCGAAGGCGCTGGGCCGGCAGTCGCAGAGGCCCTCGGCGGCCACGGCGGTGGCCGAGGTTCCATCTTCCAGGGCAAGGCAAAATCGCTCGCGCAACGGGAACGGGCTCTGAAGATCCTCCGCGAAGCGTAG
- a CDS encoding DHH family phosphoesterase, which translates to MEIITTHLSADFDAFAAAVCSVRLYPGAKVLFPGSQEAAVRRFLADTDLSYPEFKLRAARTAGIEHVVVVDTRSPSRLGEVHDLIQRNRCRITVIDHHTEDDDNDLDADQVFERPVGATCTIVAELFRERGIEPTEDEATLLLMGIYEDTGGLSYRETTADDLRISAWLLERGASLGWVRRWVLKALQPEQLELLNRMVEATEQVMVAGTPVALSMIEVDEYHEEAAFVVHRWVEIFEIAVGAVMLVRPPNINLILRSRLPDLHIGKVAQRFGGGGHPTAASARVTGMMPVELRETLLETLAVEMPPPATAIDIAVRTIFSIDDTNNVEETKNRINQLRVNALPVRDSGTGELIGLVTRQTLDYALSHEMGNRPVRSVMQPELPVVSAAIPLDDLRDIFLERSYRFVVVEDAGRPAGIVTRMELFRRLFEQQYDTGSTLDHRMAGTRPVSQPITRLLRDFSPPWVQRLVSAAREVADRLGVSVYLVGGMVRDMLLQRANEDIDLVVEGDGIAFAEALAEMLGGRHHPHAPFLTAVVTLPDGLRVDVASARTEFYRTPAALPEVETSLIRQDLYRRDFTINALAVALSGERYGDLVDFFGGRKDIQRREIRVLHSLSFIDDPTRALRAVRYARRLGFDIASDTRNLIATALEEGVFERLSGQRLRRELEHLLAEPHPTPALELVADIGLMPAICPGLEWSEDIQSYLMELEGQLAWHQLEQLGSPPEQWMLFLGGLALSSGPDAVIRLVERLQLGGPVKDRFLALPEAVEAIKAAAEPDLSTSQRANAIEQHSTESLLLAMSELQMESRRRLANASVSNARTRMPITGQQLIDGGMSPGPHIGRALKLTRDALIDDMIETEDALSWALETARSLERETIP; encoded by the coding sequence GTGGAGATCATTACAACCCACCTCTCGGCCGATTTCGATGCGTTCGCCGCAGCCGTGTGCTCGGTTCGACTGTATCCTGGCGCCAAGGTGCTTTTTCCGGGTTCTCAGGAGGCGGCAGTGCGGCGTTTCCTCGCTGATACGGACCTCAGTTACCCTGAGTTCAAGCTGCGAGCTGCACGGACCGCAGGTATCGAGCATGTAGTGGTGGTCGATACCCGCAGCCCGTCGCGCCTCGGTGAGGTCCACGATCTTATCCAGCGAAACCGATGTCGGATCACCGTGATCGACCATCACACGGAGGATGACGACAACGATCTCGACGCGGATCAGGTTTTCGAACGCCCGGTCGGCGCAACCTGTACGATCGTCGCCGAACTCTTTCGCGAGCGCGGCATCGAACCGACCGAGGACGAAGCGACTCTCCTTCTCATGGGTATCTACGAGGACACCGGTGGTCTTTCCTACCGCGAGACCACGGCCGATGATCTCCGCATCAGCGCATGGCTTCTCGAACGGGGCGCTTCGCTCGGATGGGTGAGACGGTGGGTTCTCAAGGCTCTCCAACCCGAGCAATTGGAGCTGCTCAACCGGATGGTCGAGGCCACCGAGCAAGTCATGGTGGCGGGGACCCCCGTCGCGCTGTCGATGATCGAGGTGGATGAATACCACGAGGAGGCAGCATTCGTCGTACACCGATGGGTCGAGATCTTCGAGATCGCTGTCGGTGCAGTCATGCTCGTACGACCGCCGAACATCAATCTGATCCTGCGGTCCCGTCTCCCGGACCTTCACATCGGGAAGGTGGCTCAGCGGTTCGGGGGCGGTGGCCATCCGACTGCAGCGTCGGCGCGAGTCACCGGTATGATGCCCGTTGAACTCAGGGAAACGTTGCTCGAAACACTCGCAGTCGAAATGCCGCCGCCGGCGACCGCCATCGACATCGCCGTCCGCACGATTTTTTCAATCGATGACACAAACAACGTCGAGGAGACCAAGAACCGGATCAACCAGCTTCGAGTCAATGCCCTTCCCGTCCGTGACAGCGGAACCGGTGAGTTGATCGGCCTCGTAACACGACAAACCCTGGACTACGCCCTCAGCCACGAGATGGGCAACCGACCCGTGCGCTCGGTGATGCAGCCTGAGCTACCGGTCGTATCGGCAGCCATCCCGCTCGATGACCTCCGGGACATCTTCCTTGAACGTTCCTACCGTTTCGTGGTCGTCGAAGATGCTGGTCGACCCGCCGGCATCGTCACCCGGATGGAGCTCTTCCGCCGTCTTTTCGAGCAGCAATACGATACCGGTTCCACGCTTGACCACCGAATGGCGGGGACCCGCCCCGTCAGCCAGCCCATCACCCGCCTTCTGCGAGATTTCTCGCCCCCTTGGGTCCAGCGTCTGGTGTCCGCGGCCCGGGAGGTCGCCGACCGCCTCGGCGTCTCGGTTTACCTGGTCGGCGGCATGGTCCGTGACATGCTGCTCCAACGAGCGAACGAGGACATCGACCTGGTCGTCGAGGGCGACGGCATCGCGTTCGCCGAAGCACTGGCGGAGATGCTGGGCGGCCGCCACCATCCGCATGCGCCGTTTTTGACCGCTGTCGTCACACTCCCCGACGGCCTCCGGGTCGACGTAGCTTCGGCACGCACCGAGTTCTACCGCACGCCCGCAGCGCTCCCTGAGGTCGAGACTTCCTTGATTCGCCAGGATCTCTACCGTCGTGATTTCACCATCAACGCCCTTGCGGTTGCGCTCTCGGGTGAACGTTACGGCGATCTCGTCGATTTCTTCGGCGGCCGCAAGGATATCCAACGTCGGGAGATCAGAGTGCTCCACTCACTCTCATTCATCGACGATCCGACCCGGGCGCTCCGTGCCGTGCGATACGCGCGCCGGCTCGGTTTCGACATCGCCAGTGACACCCGCAACCTGATTGCCACGGCCCTCGAGGAGGGCGTTTTCGAACGCCTGTCGGGTCAGCGTCTTCGGCGCGAACTCGAACACCTGTTGGCTGAGCCACACCCGACCCCGGCGCTCGAACTGGTCGCCGATATCGGGCTCATGCCGGCCATCTGCCCAGGCCTGGAGTGGTCCGAGGACATTCAAAGCTATCTCATGGAGTTGGAAGGCCAGCTCGCCTGGCATCAGCTCGAACAGCTCGGCTCACCTCCCGAACAATGGATGCTGTTCCTCGGTGGATTGGCGCTTTCGTCTGGCCCCGACGCCGTGATCCGCCTGGTCGAGAGACTCCAGCTTGGCGGTCCGGTGAAAGACCGTTTTCTGGCGCTACCGGAGGCGGTGGAAGCGATCAAGGCGGCCGCGGAACCTGACCTGTCCACATCCCAGCGGGCAAATGCGATCGAGCAACACTCGACGGAGTCACTATTGCTCGCGATGTCAGAGCTGCAGATGGAATCGCGACGCAGGCTGGCCAACGCATCGGTCTCGAACGCGCGGACCCGGATGCCAATCACCGGGCAGCAGCTGATCGACGGCGGAATGTCACCCGGCCCGCACATCGGACGAGCCCTCAAGCTGACCCGCGATGCACTCATCGACGACATGATCGAAACCGAAGACGCTCTCTCCTGGGCACTTGAAACCGCCCGCTCGCTGGAACGGGAGACGATCCCGTGA
- the rsmD gene encoding 16S rRNA (guanine(966)-N(2))-methyltransferase RsmD — translation MRITGGEWRSRRLRGPGSSKALRPTPDAMRERAFAVLGQKIAETRFLDLFSGTGAVGLEALSRGAESAVFVEQHRPAANLIKENLAAFDLDPSRAELIARPASAALADLTRRNDRFDVAWIDPPFETWRDGLEIVISLFDLGLLHDRALACLECPQKADVAGAIPQNLEIIRDLVGGASRVVMIGKPSS, via the coding sequence GTGAGAATTACCGGCGGCGAGTGGAGGTCGCGCCGATTGCGCGGCCCCGGAAGCAGCAAGGCACTGCGCCCGACGCCGGACGCAATGCGGGAACGAGCATTCGCGGTGCTCGGTCAGAAGATCGCCGAAACTCGATTTCTCGACCTTTTTTCCGGAACCGGCGCAGTCGGGCTCGAAGCACTTTCACGAGGCGCCGAGTCGGCAGTGTTCGTCGAGCAGCATCGGCCCGCCGCAAACCTGATCAAAGAAAACCTCGCCGCCTTCGACCTCGACCCGAGCCGCGCTGAGCTCATCGCACGTCCCGCCTCTGCAGCGTTGGCCGATCTGACGAGGAGAAACGACCGCTTCGACGTCGCCTGGATCGACCCGCCGTTCGAGACCTGGAGGGACGGGCTCGAGATCGTGATTTCACTCTTCGACCTTGGCCTTCTCCACGACCGCGCCCTGGCATGCCTGGAGTGTCCGCAAAAGGCCGATGTTGCTGGTGCGATTCCACAGAATCTCGAGATCATCCGCGACCTGGTCGGAGGCGCCTCACGCGTCGTCATGATTGGAAAACCAAGCTCGTAG
- a CDS encoding gamma-glutamyltransferase has protein sequence MIRAVRASVKAANLLARGALALTVGLPIGGCAHGGRSDDSSVVAPLYAPEAHSDLGMVSTGSIEATQAGVTILESGGNAIDAAVAAALALGVADPGGSGLGGMTYILISFADGRSIAVDGSAIVPVGADRKALAEIQASEERFGARAVAVPMALAAMSHALERHGTMSFARVAAPAIKIAVNGYRLSPNSISWANSYLDDIMASRYLRFVALDAGERVGTPGDLVCRPDLVTTLRVLAAEGPDSFYRGSIARSMLIDLSSLGGYLRPIDLVSTKAAELQPLSSEYRGAEVLSYPWPGGGGEVVAMLNIIEQLEFDLLRTPSVERLHVMIEASRLARADFLRSASGPAQHASSLAGQLSKAYARERASLITPGRALPEDLVQSSGSAARMGNHTTHISVADRWGNAVAMTQTLCRQYGAKVATPGLGFPYNSCLEFFDFENEASPIYLRPRALYASNMAPTIVRHEGTLLILGSAGSDRIPGSVVEVISNVFDRQMGIRDAVTAPRALWNSAHEPDRICIEIADPISHADADELQSFGFEHMFRLDYLAGPVNDAPFFGGVNAVLYQPATGKYSGVGDPRRNGFALGPRAIVQREGH, from the coding sequence ATGATTCGCGCAGTTCGTGCATCCGTAAAGGCAGCCAACCTCCTCGCCCGTGGCGCCCTTGCCCTGACCGTTGGGTTACCGATCGGGGGTTGCGCTCACGGCGGTCGAAGTGACGACTCCTCGGTCGTCGCGCCCCTCTACGCCCCCGAGGCCCATTCGGACCTAGGCATGGTATCCACCGGGTCGATTGAAGCGACCCAAGCGGGCGTCACAATTCTCGAGTCCGGGGGCAACGCGATCGATGCCGCGGTGGCGGCGGCTCTCGCTCTCGGGGTCGCAGATCCGGGTGGATCCGGGCTTGGCGGAATGACCTATATCCTGATCTCGTTCGCCGACGGCCGGTCGATCGCAGTAGATGGCTCGGCCATCGTGCCCGTTGGAGCCGACCGCAAAGCGCTGGCAGAAATTCAGGCTTCCGAGGAACGATTCGGCGCCAGGGCAGTGGCAGTTCCAATGGCTCTCGCTGCCATGAGCCACGCTCTCGAGCGGCACGGCACCATGAGCTTTGCACGGGTGGCTGCGCCCGCAATCAAGATTGCTGTGAATGGATATCGCCTCAGCCCCAATTCTATCTCGTGGGCCAACAGCTATCTCGACGACATCATGGCCTCTCGCTACCTCAGATTCGTCGCACTTGACGCCGGGGAACGAGTGGGCACACCGGGCGATCTGGTCTGCCGTCCCGATCTTGTCACCACCCTGAGAGTGCTTGCTGCAGAGGGCCCAGACTCCTTCTATCGCGGCAGCATCGCACGGAGCATGCTGATTGATCTCTCGAGCCTCGGCGGATACCTCCGTCCGATCGATCTCGTGTCGACCAAGGCGGCAGAGCTGCAGCCGCTATCCTCGGAGTATCGCGGCGCGGAAGTCTTGTCCTACCCGTGGCCCGGAGGCGGCGGCGAGGTCGTGGCGATGCTCAACATCATTGAACAACTAGAATTCGATCTGCTACGCACGCCGTCGGTCGAACGCCTGCACGTAATGATCGAGGCCTCTCGGCTGGCCCGCGCCGATTTCCTGAGGTCCGCCTCCGGCCCAGCGCAACACGCTTCCAGCCTTGCCGGCCAGCTCTCCAAAGCCTACGCGAGGGAACGCGCCAGCCTGATCACTCCCGGCCGGGCACTCCCTGAGGATCTCGTTCAATCTTCCGGTTCCGCGGCCAGGATGGGCAACCACACCACCCACATCTCGGTCGCGGATCGCTGGGGTAACGCGGTCGCCATGACTCAGACCCTGTGCCGCCAGTACGGTGCGAAAGTCGCAACTCCAGGCCTCGGGTTCCCATACAACAGCTGCCTCGAGTTCTTCGATTTCGAGAATGAGGCCAGCCCCATCTATCTGCGCCCGCGGGCGCTCTACGCGTCCAACATGGCACCGACCATCGTTCGCCACGAGGGAACACTGCTGATTCTCGGCAGCGCCGGATCCGACCGTATCCCCGGTTCGGTCGTCGAGGTTATCAGCAACGTGTTCGACCGACAGATGGGAATCCGGGACGCCGTCACGGCTCCACGCGCACTGTGGAACAGTGCTCACGAACCGGACCGGATCTGTATTGAGATCGCGGACCCGATCTCCCATGCCGACGCCGACGAGCTCCAGAGCTTCGGCTTCGAACACATGTTCCGCCTCGATTACCTGGCCGGTCCCGTCAACGATGCCCCGTTTTTCGGCGGTGTCAACGCAGTACTCTACCAACCCGCGACCGGAAAATATTCTGGTGTCGGCGATCCCCGGCGCAACGGGTTCGCGCTCGGTCCGAGAGCGATCGTGCAGCGGGAGGGGCATTGA
- a CDS encoding gamma-glutamyltransferase, whose product MLVAVAMAGVAAVPMVTSARTINRLPPELCAIEERSDLGMVATGSPEATRAAVDVLERGGNAIDAAVAAALVLGVVDFDASGIAGATNMLVHLASGRTLAVDGTSKAPLKIDIERFRRFKASGRTYGYEAIAVPTTLASLEYARERFGTMPMATLLEPAIQAAEHGYPLTDIQVMWTKKYYDNIMDSPPYVRYLTMEDGRTIGERGDRHCRPDLAATLRAIAEEGVRSFYFGNIAQRIEEDMIRGGGFLRRSDLATVRIREVQPLHTTYRGFDVYTFPPPGGGAGVVTALNLLETYPSEFLAADSVERLHVMIESFRIAAADSRVAANLRNHFGPHPLSKRYARERVKLITPARMIPAESLATPIPPECDQPGESTTQVSVADQWGNIVSLTQTLSRSFGAKIATPGLGFPYNSFLENYNADKPQCPGYLQPNSPCTTDMAPTIVLHDGVLVAALGTPGSNRISTVVSAVISNVVDRGMGIRDAVCAPRVLWGGMSRRRAFVEVAGRVSEQDVDDLEQIGYEAMTVLRFPPPDDDTMAKFGGVNAVGYDPQTLSFTGVGDPRRNGFALGPRVVAGQGVPH is encoded by the coding sequence ATGCTCGTCGCCGTAGCCATGGCAGGCGTGGCCGCGGTGCCAATGGTCACGTCCGCCCGTACAATCAATCGCCTACCGCCGGAACTCTGCGCAATCGAAGAACGGTCGGACCTCGGAATGGTAGCTACTGGCTCGCCCGAGGCCACCCGGGCCGCGGTCGACGTCCTCGAGCGGGGAGGCAACGCGATCGACGCGGCGGTTGCAGCGGCTCTGGTGCTGGGCGTCGTCGATTTCGACGCCTCCGGCATCGCCGGCGCAACCAACATGCTGGTCCACCTGGCGAGTGGCCGCACCCTTGCGGTCGATGGGACCTCGAAGGCGCCCCTGAAAATTGACATCGAGAGATTCAGGAGGTTCAAAGCGAGCGGGCGAACATACGGTTACGAGGCCATCGCCGTCCCGACCACACTCGCGTCGCTCGAGTACGCAAGGGAAAGATTCGGCACCATGCCGATGGCCACCCTCCTCGAGCCCGCCATCCAAGCCGCAGAGCACGGTTATCCGCTGACCGATATCCAGGTCATGTGGACGAAGAAGTACTACGACAACATCATGGATTCGCCGCCCTATGTGCGCTACCTCACAATGGAGGATGGACGCACGATTGGTGAGCGCGGAGATCGGCACTGCCGCCCGGATCTCGCCGCAACCCTTCGTGCCATAGCGGAGGAAGGCGTCCGCAGCTTCTACTTCGGGAATATCGCCCAGAGAATCGAGGAAGACATGATTCGTGGGGGCGGTTTCCTCCGTCGATCGGATCTGGCGACCGTCCGCATCCGCGAGGTGCAGCCACTTCACACGACCTACCGGGGCTTCGACGTCTACACCTTTCCGCCACCGGGCGGAGGTGCAGGTGTGGTGACCGCTCTCAACCTGCTCGAAACGTATCCGAGCGAATTCCTGGCCGCGGACTCGGTCGAGAGGCTCCACGTCATGATCGAGTCGTTTCGGATTGCCGCGGCCGACTCCCGAGTGGCCGCGAATCTCAGGAACCATTTTGGCCCCCACCCCTTGAGCAAGAGATACGCTCGCGAACGCGTCAAGCTGATCACCCCGGCGCGAATGATCCCCGCGGAGTCGCTGGCGACCCCGATCCCTCCGGAATGTGACCAGCCCGGTGAGAGCACCACCCAGGTTTCGGTTGCCGACCAATGGGGCAACATCGTATCCCTCACCCAGACTCTCAGCCGCTCATTCGGCGCGAAAATCGCTACGCCTGGTCTCGGTTTTCCCTACAACAGCTTTCTCGAAAACTACAACGCCGACAAACCGCAGTGCCCGGGCTATCTGCAGCCCAACAGCCCGTGCACGACTGACATGGCGCCGACCATCGTTTTGCATGATGGGGTGCTGGTCGCCGCCCTCGGCACACCCGGGAGCAACAGGATTTCCACCGTGGTCAGCGCAGTCATCAGCAATGTTGTCGACCGCGGCATGGGGATACGCGACGCGGTATGTGCTCCCAGGGTTTTGTGGGGAGGTATGTCCCGCAGGCGGGCATTTGTCGAGGTTGCCGGCCGGGTTTCCGAGCAGGATGTCGATGACCTCGAACAAATCGGGTACGAAGCGATGACCGTGCTTCGCTTTCCACCGCCCGACGACGACACAATGGCCAAATTCGGTGGCGTCAATGCTGTCGGTTATGACCCTCAGACCTTGAGCTTCACCGGCGTCGGAGATCCCCGACGCAACGGTTTTGCACTCGGGCCACGGGTCGTGGCAGGACAGGGCGTCCCCCACTGA
- a CDS encoding PH domain-containing protein → MIGAFKNFMLRILKVPPEPHLPAGSVDTARVFRASRRYFHLKLLGWGAGQILTLIGLVSALAAMRFVESGELEVLTKVPFQAIILRFMGWIEIIGIVGFLAQLPVSLMAVVLDWELRWYIVTDRSLRIREGVRKVSEMTMTFDNVQEVSIRQGPVERLFGISNLRVRTAGGGGRANHHEAEGEEKSGHIGYFRGVDNAPAIRDLILERLKRLHDSGLGDLDQPQPEAESDAAGTTQPSAVLVAARGLLEEARTLRRTVGS, encoded by the coding sequence GTGATCGGCGCCTTCAAGAACTTCATGTTGCGGATTCTCAAGGTGCCACCCGAACCGCACCTCCCGGCCGGTTCGGTGGACACCGCACGCGTGTTTCGCGCTTCGAGACGATATTTTCACTTGAAGCTCCTGGGATGGGGTGCGGGTCAGATCCTGACCCTCATCGGTCTCGTCAGTGCCCTCGCGGCGATGAGATTTGTCGAATCCGGTGAACTGGAAGTGCTGACGAAGGTGCCCTTCCAAGCAATCATTCTGAGGTTCATGGGGTGGATCGAGATCATCGGAATCGTCGGCTTCCTCGCCCAGCTGCCGGTGTCGCTGATGGCTGTGGTCCTCGATTGGGAGCTGCGGTGGTATATCGTCACCGACCGCAGCCTGCGAATTCGTGAGGGCGTGCGCAAGGTCAGCGAGATGACGATGACCTTCGACAACGTCCAGGAGGTCTCGATCCGACAGGGGCCGGTGGAGAGGTTGTTCGGGATCTCGAACCTGCGGGTCAGGACTGCGGGAGGTGGAGGTCGAGCAAATCATCACGAGGCCGAGGGGGAGGAGAAGAGTGGTCACATCGGGTACTTTCGTGGCGTCGACAACGCGCCGGCGATTCGCGATCTGATTCTGGAGCGGCTCAAACGACTTCATGATTCCGGGCTTGGCGATCTCGATCAGCCTCAGCCTGAAGCAGAGTCCGATGCAGCGGGTACGACGCAGCCTTCGGCAGTTCTCGTCGCTGCGCGGGGGTTGCTCGAGGAGGCCCGCACCCTCCGCCGCACAGTCGGTTCGTAG
- a CDS encoding PH domain-containing protein — MSSENSYDESAIFAIERPAPALMTYYVLSSFLLGPLFFILLIPLYFRYHTLRYRFDEEGISMRWGILFRREINLTYARIQDIHLRSNIVERWLKLARIEVQTASGSSGAEMTLEGLLEFDEIRDYLYGRMRGVKTPSAEKIRGGGAAGSIDAAATSELAETLRGVTAELRAIRETLAGRDRGELP; from the coding sequence ATGAGCAGCGAAAATTCATACGACGAGTCTGCCATTTTCGCCATCGAGCGGCCGGCACCGGCCCTCATGACCTACTACGTGTTGTCGTCCTTCCTGCTCGGTCCACTCTTCTTCATACTCCTGATTCCGCTGTACTTTCGCTATCACACCCTTCGCTATCGTTTCGACGAGGAAGGGATATCGATGCGGTGGGGGATTCTCTTTAGGCGCGAGATCAATCTCACCTACGCGCGCATTCAGGACATCCACCTGCGCTCGAACATCGTCGAGCGCTGGCTCAAGCTGGCACGGATCGAGGTTCAGACGGCAAGCGGCAGCTCGGGAGCGGAGATGACCCTCGAGGGCTTGCTGGAATTCGACGAAATTCGTGATTACCTCTACGGACGCATGCGTGGCGTCAAAACACCGTCGGCCGAGAAAATCCGGGGGGGAGGGGCGGCTGGTAGCATCGACGCCGCTGCCACCAGCGAGTTGGCCGAAACTCTGCGCGGGGTCACTGCCGAACTGCGGGCGATTCGCGAGACCCTTGCGGGTCGGGATCGGGGTGAGCTGCCGTGA